From one Lotus japonicus ecotype B-129 chromosome 3, LjGifu_v1.2 genomic stretch:
- the LOC130743275 gene encoding phosphoglycerate kinase 3, cytosolic-like yields the protein MASTAAAPTAFSLLRSTTTSSTTTATSSSRVHLSSTFGVRPLRRLGFSAADPLLAVNVASRVAAVRGKGVRAVAAMAKKSVGDLSAAELKGKKVFVRADLNVPLDDNQNITDDTRIRAAIPTIKHLIQNGAKVILTTHLGRPKGVTPKYSLAPLVPRLSELIGIQVVKADDSIGPDVEKLVASLPDGGVLLLENVRFYPEEEKNDPEHAKKLASLADLYVNDAFGTAHRAHASTEGVTKYLKPSVAGFLLQKELDYLVGAVSTPKRPFAAIVGGSKVSSKIGVIESLLEKVDILLLGGGMIFTFYKAQGLSVGSSLVEEDKLELATTLIAKAKAKGVSLLLPSDVVIADKFAPDANSKIVPSSAIPDGWMGLDIGPDSIKSFSDALDTTQTIIWNGPMGVFEFDKFAVGTEAIAKKLADLSGKGVTTIIGGGDSVAAVEKVGVASVMSHISTGGGASLELLEGKELPGVLALDEAVPVAV from the exons atgGCATCAACGGCAGCAGCACCAACCGCTTTCTCTCTCCTCcgctccaccaccacctcctccaccaccaccgccacatCCTCCTCCCGCGTCCACCTCTCGTCCACCTTCGGCGTCCGCCCACTCAGGCGGCTGGGATTCTCGGCGGCGGACCCGTTACTGGCGGTGAATGTTGCATCCAGAGTTGCGGCGGTGAGAGGGAAGGGAGTGAGAGCGGTGGCCGCGATGGCGAAGAAGAGTGTCGGAGACTTGTCCGCGGCGGAGCTCAAGGGGAAGAAGGTGTTTGTCAGGGCGGACCTCAATGTCCCTCTTGATGACAACCAGAACATCACCGATGATACCAGGATCCGTGCTGCCATACCCACCATCAAGCACCTTATTCAGAATGGTGCTAAAGTTATCCTTACCACCCACTTG GGACGGCCAAAGGGTGTCACTCCCAAATACAGCTTGGCACCTCTTGTACCCCGGCTCTCCGAACTCATTGGCATCCAG GTTGTCAAGGCTGATGACAGTATTGGTCCAGATGTAGAAAAGCTGGTGGCTTCTCTTCCAGATGGAGGTGTTCTACTTTTAGAAAATGTGAGGTTTTACCCTGAGGAAGAAAAGAATGACCCTGAGCATGCAAAAAAACTTGCCTCTCTAGCAGATCTGTATGTTAATGATGCCTTTGGTACTGCTCACAGAGCACATGCATCAACAGAGGGGGTCACTAAATACTTGAAGCCATCTGTTGCTGGTTTTCTTTTGCAAAAG GAACTTGACTACCTTGTTGGGGCAGTATCAACCCCAAAAAGACCGTTTGCTGCCATTGTGGGTGGTTCCAAAGTTTCATCTAAAATTGGAGTGATTGAGTCACTTCTAGAAAAAGTTGACATCCTTCTTCTTGGTGGAGGAATGATCTTCACATTTTACAAGGCTCAAGGCCTCTCAGTGGGTTCATCCCTTGTAGAAGAAGATAAGTTGGAACTTGCTACAACACTAATTGCAAAAGCCAAGGCAAAGGGAGTGTCGCTCTTGTTACCTAGCGATGTGGTGATTGCAGACAAATTTGCTCCTGATGCAAACAGCAAG ATCGTGCCATCATCTGCCATCCCTGATGGGTGGATGGGATTGGATATTGGTCCAGATTCCATTAAATCATTCAGTGATGCATTGGATACTACCCAAACCATCATATGGAATGGACCCATGGGAGTGTTTGAGTTTGACAAGTTTGCTGTTGGGACAGAG GCTATTGCAAAGAAGTTGGCTGACCTTAGTGGAAAGGGGGTGACAACTATTATTGGAGGAGGAGATTCAGTTGCAGCTGTGGAGAAAGTAGGAGTTGCTAGTGTCATGAGCCACATATCTACTGGTGGTGGTGCAAGTTTGGAGTTATTGGAAGGCAAAGAGCTTCCTGGTGTCCTCGCTCTCGATGAAGCCGTACCAGTCGCCGTGTAA